A part of Larkinella insperata genomic DNA contains:
- a CDS encoding dihydrolipoamide acetyltransferase family protein: protein MALVDMVMPKMGESIIECTVISWLKKPGDRIEADDSILEVATDKVDTDVPASHSGILKEVLVKDGDVVAIGSPVARIEVEQDEPAAAPAPTATQPDAPVAGETEEHDVASVAAKLETDVARLSTSNPSIRTDAESSTNNANKGFLSPLVQSIIKAEGISESELATITGTGAENRITKNDILAFVEKRKAGPVAPPAPPKPVSVAPSVSGQQDIIQMDRMRKMIAERMVESKRISPHVSSFVETDMTVIVQWRERNKKLFQQQYGENITYTPLLIEALVKAIRDFPLINVSVDGDRILVKKSINVGMAVALPSGNLIVPVIHDADQYNLVGLTKKVNDLSRRARESKLTADDLANGTYTVSNIGTFGNVMGTPIIVQPQVAIMAFGAIEKKPAVIETPQGDLIGIRHKMFISHSYDHRVVDGSLGGQFVKRVSDYLEGFDPERKLV from the coding sequence ATGGCACTCGTTGACATGGTTATGCCCAAAATGGGCGAAAGCATTATTGAATGTACGGTTATTTCCTGGCTCAAAAAGCCCGGCGACCGCATTGAAGCCGACGACTCGATTCTGGAAGTAGCGACCGATAAAGTGGATACCGACGTTCCGGCTTCGCACTCCGGCATTTTAAAAGAGGTTCTGGTCAAAGACGGTGACGTGGTCGCTATCGGCAGTCCGGTTGCCCGCATTGAAGTGGAGCAGGATGAACCGGCTGCTGCCCCCGCACCGACCGCTACGCAACCCGATGCGCCGGTGGCCGGGGAAACCGAAGAACATGACGTAGCCAGCGTAGCGGCAAAACTCGAAACGGACGTGGCCCGGCTTTCCACAAGCAACCCCTCCATCCGTACCGACGCCGAAAGCAGTACTAACAACGCTAATAAAGGGTTTCTTTCCCCCCTCGTCCAAAGCATCATCAAGGCTGAAGGCATTTCAGAATCCGAACTTGCGACTATTACCGGCACCGGGGCCGAAAACCGCATTACCAAAAACGATATTCTGGCCTTCGTCGAAAAACGAAAAGCCGGGCCCGTGGCTCCCCCCGCACCACCCAAACCGGTATCCGTTGCACCGTCCGTTTCGGGGCAGCAGGATATTATTCAAATGGACCGGATGCGGAAAATGATTGCCGAGCGCATGGTCGAATCAAAGCGAATTTCGCCCCACGTTTCCTCGTTCGTCGAGACGGACATGACGGTGATCGTGCAGTGGCGGGAGCGCAACAAGAAACTGTTTCAGCAGCAATACGGCGAAAATATCACCTACACGCCCCTGTTGATCGAAGCCCTGGTGAAAGCCATTCGGGATTTTCCACTAATTAATGTCTCGGTGGATGGCGATCGGATTCTGGTCAAAAAAAGCATTAATGTCGGCATGGCGGTGGCTCTGCCGAGCGGCAATCTGATCGTGCCGGTGATTCATGATGCGGATCAGTACAACCTGGTGGGCCTGACGAAAAAAGTAAATGACTTGAGCCGACGGGCCCGCGAAAGCAAACTCACGGCGGATGACCTGGCGAACGGCACATACACGGTTTCCAACATTGGCACGTTCGGCAACGTCATGGGAACGCCCATCATTGTTCAGCCCCAGGTGGCCATTATGGCATTCGGTGCCATCGAGAAAAAACCGGCGGTGATTGAAACTCCGCAGGGCGATCTGATCGGCATTCGGCACAAAATGTTTATTTCCCACAGCTACGACCACCGGGTGGTGGATGGTTCATTGGGTGGTCAGTTTGTCAAACGGGTTTCCGATTACCTGGAAGGGTTCGATCCGGAACGCAAGCTGGTCTAA
- a CDS encoding competence/damage-inducible protein A — protein sequence MKPILAEVITIGDEILFGQITDTNTQWIGAELTKIGIRTVRKSSVGDNREAILDVLNEATQRVDLVILTGGLGPTKDDITKVTLCDFFNTTLERNPEALAFVTKFFESRGRQITEINARQADLPLNCTYVANDWGTAPGMWFHENGTVYVSLPGVPFEMKNLMQYRIIPMLQKHFETPVIVHKMIRTVGIGESFLAETIADWENNLPAHIKLAYLPHFGQVRLRLTGTGTDSIRLKEEIDALVQAVLPLIQPYVFGYDDDELETVVAKLLSEKSWMLATAESCTGGFVASQITKYSGSSAYFVGGVVSYSNTVKVSQLGVKPETISQFGAVSEQTVREMAEGARTVLGANVGIATSGIAGPNGGTPEKPVGTIWIACSTEKQTVARLLKLGPFREQNIQLTSVYVLNLLRQTLLDEL from the coding sequence TTAACAAAGATAGGTATCCGGACGGTGCGCAAATCGTCGGTCGGCGACAACCGGGAAGCCATTTTAGATGTGCTGAACGAGGCCACTCAACGCGTCGACCTAGTTATTTTGACCGGGGGGCTGGGGCCAACCAAAGACGACATCACCAAAGTAACCCTTTGCGACTTTTTCAATACCACCCTCGAACGCAATCCCGAAGCGCTGGCGTTTGTGACGAAGTTTTTTGAAAGCCGCGGCCGTCAGATCACCGAAATTAACGCCCGCCAGGCCGATCTGCCCCTCAATTGCACCTACGTAGCCAACGACTGGGGAACGGCGCCGGGCATGTGGTTTCACGAAAACGGAACGGTGTATGTGTCGCTGCCGGGCGTGCCCTTCGAAATGAAAAACCTGATGCAGTACCGGATTATCCCGATGCTGCAAAAGCATTTTGAAACGCCGGTCATTGTGCACAAAATGATCCGGACGGTGGGCATCGGGGAGTCGTTTCTGGCCGAAACCATCGCCGACTGGGAAAACAACCTGCCTGCACACATCAAACTGGCTTATCTCCCCCATTTTGGCCAGGTTCGTCTCCGGCTGACCGGAACCGGCACCGACTCCATTCGCCTGAAAGAAGAGATAGACGCCCTGGTGCAGGCCGTTTTGCCCCTGATTCAGCCGTACGTCTTTGGCTACGACGACGACGAACTGGAAACCGTGGTGGCGAAACTGTTATCCGAAAAAAGCTGGATGCTGGCGACGGCCGAGAGCTGCACGGGCGGCTTTGTGGCCAGCCAGATCACGAAATATTCCGGTTCCTCGGCTTATTTCGTCGGTGGCGTCGTGAGCTACAGCAACACCGTTAAGGTTAGTCAGTTGGGCGTTAAACCCGAAACCATCAGCCAGTTTGGGGCCGTCAGCGAACAAACCGTGCGGGAAATGGCGGAGGGTGCGCGAACGGTGCTGGGTGCGAACGTCGGCATTGCTACCAGCGGCATTGCCGGACCCAACGGCGGAACGCCCGAAAAGCCGGTTGGCACGATCTGGATTGCCTGCTCCACCGAAAAGCAAACCGTCGCCCGGCTGCTCAAGCTCGGGCCTTTCCGGGAGCAAAACATCCAATTAACCAGTGTTTATGTCTTGAATCTCCTGCGGCAGACGCTGCTGGACGAACTATAA